GTGGAAATGGGAAGATATTTCCCTGTTGCTGGAGTTGCTGTTGGTAAATCTTATATGTTTTTAGCACTGTTTATAGGTGCATTAATTGCAGCCTTTGATTTGGCACTTATTCTTGCAAGAGGTGATGAGTAATGAAAAAAATATTAGTACCGCTACTATTGTTGTCACTTTTAGCAGGATGTGGCAAAGAGAAATACCCAACTAACAAAGCAAAGCTTGAATTGGCATATAAAGGGATAGTACTTCATGATAAAAAAGCTATAGAAGAACTTAATAAGATTGATAAAGAGTACCAGAAAATCAGTGGGGATCTGATGAAAAAGGTCACTGAAAATCCAGATTATAAGCTGAGTAAGAAGGAGCTTTATCTCTTTAATTTTGATCAGATAATGTCTCTATGTGAATTTAATGCTATGGACTTTGAAAAGGGATATGGAAAACAGGCAACAGTACCACCTTTAAGTGAAGTAATAACTAAAGATGGAGATCCAGTCAGTTTTAACTTCAGATTAAGACGTAGTTATGGTGATAAATATATTGATGTTATCTCAGAAGACTTTAAAAAATTCACTGGAGTAGCTGTAAAGAGAAATGGAAATGGGGATATCTCTGAAGTAATGAGATTTAAAGATGGTGAAAAAGTAGAGGAGATTGAGTACAGAAAATATGACTGGGGTGGAGATTTGAAAACAATTATCTACTATAAAGATGACCAGCCATTTATGATAAAAGAGTATGAATATTATCCTCGTAAATTTAAAGAGGTGAATGTAGTATTAGAAAGATTTAAAGAAGGGCAACCTAAAAAAATCTACACAGCACCTAATAGTTATACTAAAGGAGAGATTTTAACTGTTAATAAATATGGAACAATTAAGAGTCGTGAAAAGTTAAAATAAAACCTGTTAGAACCTCAGTATTTAAGGGCTGAGGTTCTTTTTTTATACTCTAAAAAAATCAAAGTTATATAGATAAAATACTATAGATGTGATATACTTAAAAATAAGATGACCACATAGGGGGAGTATATGTTGAAGTATATAATTCTATTATTTATGCTGATATTTGGTTCAGCTTTTGCAGAAGTAACTTATGAAGATGTTAGCCGTGATCACTGGGCTTATTCATCTATACATTCTCTTGCAGAAAAGGGAATTTTAACAGATAACAGGTTTAAGTTTGATGGAAATCAGCCACTTTCAAGATATGATTTTGCATATACACTTGCCCGTGCTATGGATTACGTAGATCTTACTAAGGCGAATAAAGAGGATCTTAAAATTCTTGAATCATTGATGTTGGAATTTTCACAGGAACTTAATAAGATAGGTTTTGATGCAAGTACATTTAACAACAGATTGAATACAACTAATGAGACAATAGAGCTATTAAGAGCAAGAGTAACAGAGAATGAAAAGACAATAACTGAGCTAAAAAAGAGAGTGGAAGCTCTTGAAGATAAAAATTAATTTAAATAGGGAGGAATCATAATGAAAAAACTGTCATTTGATTATTCTAAAGCAATTGGGTATGTAAGAGAAGAAGAACTAGCTTTTATGAAGGATCAAGTATTAACTGCTGAAAAATTCTTAATTGAAAAGAACGGTGCAGGAAATGATTACTTAGGATGGATTGAACTTCCAACTAACTATGATAAAGAAGAATTCATAAGAATTAAAGCTGCAGCAGAAAAGATTAAAAGAGATTCAGATATTCTTTTAGTAGTAGGAATAGGAGGATCTTATTTAGGAGCTAGAGCTGCTATAGAATTTTTATCACACACTTTCTATAACAACCTACCAAAGGATAAGAGAAAAGGGGCTCAAATTTTCTATGTAGGAAATAATATTTCAGGATCATATTTAAAACACCTTTTAGATGTTCTTGATGGAAAAGATTACTCTATCAACATCATCTCTAAATCAGGAACTACAACAGAGCCTGCAATAGCATTTAGAGTACTTAGAAAACACTTAGAAGCAAAATACGGTAAAGAGGAAGCAAGAACAAGAATATTTGCAACTACTGACAAGGCAAAAGGAGCACTTAAAAAACTTGCTGATGAAGAAGGATACGAAACATTCGTTATACCTGATGATGTAGGAGGAAGATTCTCTGTTTTAACACCAGTTGGATTACTTCCAATAGCTTGTGCAGGAATAGATATAGATGAGCTTATGGCAGGGGCTAGAGAGGCTCAAAATGATTATATGGCACCATTTGAAGAAAATGACTGCTACAAATATGCTGCTATCAGAAACATTTTAAATAGAAAAGGTAAATCAATAGAGATGTTAATCAACTATGAACCAAGATTACACTATGTTGGAGAATGGTGGAAACAACTATTTGGAGAATCTGAAGGTAAAGATGGAAAAGGATTATTCCCAGCTGCTGCAGACTTCTCAACAGATTTACACTCAATGGGACAATATATTCAGGATGGAAGAAGAGAGCTATTTGAAACTGCTATTCTTATAGAAAAACCTGAAACAGATGTAATTATTGAAAGTGAAGATGTAGACTTAGATGGTCTTAACTATTTAGCAGGAAAAGGAATGGATTTTGTCAACAAAAAAGCTTCTGAAGGAACTCTTCTTGCTCACGTAGATGGTGGAGTACCAAATCTAGTAGTAAGAGTACCTGAAGTGACACCTTTCCACTTAGGATACCTGTTCTACTTCTTTGAAAAAGCATGTGGAATCAGTGGATATATGCTAGGTGTAAATCCATTTAACCAACCAGGTGTTGAATCATACAAAGCTAATATGTTTGCACTACTTGGTAAAAAAGGATATGAAAAACAGGCTGAAATTTTAAATAAAAGATTACAAAATAAATAAAATATATTGCAAAGTAAATAAATATGGTATAATATAAGTAGTGAATATTTGAGGTCAATCTCGTGATATTCTAAAATAATATTATAAGGTGAGGTATTATATGGGATTTTTTCAAGAATTTAAGAAATTCGCACTTCGTGGAAACGTGCTAGATATGGCAGTTGGAGTTATTATTGGGGGAGCATTTGGAAAGATAGTTACAAGTCTTGTTAACGACGTATTACTTCCAATAATAGGAATCGGTACAGGAAAAATCGATATTTCTAAACTTGCAGTTACAATAAAATCAGGAACAGATGGTGCAGAACCTGTAGTTGTAAAATACGGAATGTTCTTACAAAATATTGTGGATTTTGTAATTATATGTCTATGTATCTTTATAATGATTAAGGTTATGAACTCTTTAGTTAAGAAGGAAGAGGAAGCTAAACCAGCTCCAGCACCATCAAAAGAAGAGGTTTTATTAACTGAAATAAGAGATATCCTAAAAAACAAATAAGAACTACTTAAAATTAAGAGCTATACTCTCTTTATGTGTAATTCATAGAGCTGTATAGCTCTTTTTTTGTGGTATAAAAACTGTTGTTGATAAAAAATAACTAAAATAATAAAAATAATATTAAAAATATATATTATAATTAATAAAATAGTTGAAATATTTGCAAAATATAAAAAATAGTATATAATAAATATAGGTTGCAACCTATGTTGCATATATATATAAAATAAATGGAGGTAAAAGATGCTGTTACAATATGATATAGAAAATAATTTATCAATAAAAGAGCGTCAAAGGGTATCCTTTGTAGCAGATAAAAAGAAAGAAAATATAGAATGTACAATTGGAACAGCTGGATTTGAGGTTATTCCTGTTGTTGCTATTTATGGAAAAAATGCATCAGGAAAAACTAATGTGTTAAAGGGATTGAAGCATATTTTTGATATGGTGACTATGTCTCCAATTTTTGATCCTTTTGAAGGAATTCCTTTTTATCATCCTTTTAAATTTTCTAACAAAAAAAATGAGGATTCAAAATTTGAAATTACATTCACTATAAAAGAGAAGAGATATACCTATGGTTTTTCTCATAATAACAAGGAGATTACAGAGGAATATCTTTATGTATTTAATACACAAAAACCAACTAAGATTTTTGATAAAGAGGTTGGAGATGAAAGCTATACCTTTGGAACTAATTATGGAGAGCTTGAAGAATATGTAGAAAAGACTCATAATAATAAGTTACTTTTATCAACGATAGCTCATTGGGCTGCTAATCAATCTGAAATAACAGCTATATATGAATTCTTCAAAAATGGGATGCTTTACTATCAAAAAGATTGTGGAATTCCAGCTTTTGAATTTGAAAAAGCAACTAGTAAATTACTTATTGAAGATGAAAAAGCAAGAGAGTTTTTAAAATTGTTGATACAATATCTAGATATGGAAATAGTGGATATAGAGGTTAAAAATATTGAAGTTAATATTGAAAATGCACCAGAAGAAGTAAGGGATTTTATTAAATTTGTAAAAAAAGAGCAACCTAACTTGACAGCTACTGATGTAAAAACAGTTTATAATATTGCTGGAGAAAAATACTCTTTGGATTTAGATGCTGAATCTAATGGAATACAGAAGATTTATCAGATTTTTCCACTACTTTATCATGGATTAACAAGTAAGAAAATAATAGTTATTGATGAGATAGAAACAGGACTGCATCCACTTATCGTAAAAGCCATTATTAAATTGTTTCAAAATAGAGATATAAATAAATATAATTCTCAATTAGTATTTACAACTCATTTGCCAACAGTTTTAGATTTACAACTTTTAAGAAGAGATGAAATCTGGTTTGCTGAAAGAACATTAGAAAGAGGTTATTCAACTGAACTCTATTCTTTAGCAGATGTCACAGGAGTAAGAACTACTGATAATATTGAAAGAGAGTATCTTCAGGGAAAATACAACAGAATACCTTCAAAAAATACTTGGATTGATGTCCGTGGCTAGAAAACTTAGTTCTCCTGAAAGATTTCAAAATACTAAAAGTCAAAAAGATATAAGAGTAAATTATAAAACATGGCGAAATGATTTGAAAGAAAGCTTTGTAGAAAACTTGGATATAATAAAAAAACTACAAGATAGAAATATTCAAGATGTTATGGAGATATGTAGAATGCAAATTTCTCTTCTAATGAGTCTATATGATTATACAATTCATGAGATTGTAAGGTATAAAATGGTAGACATATATGAAGGTGTTGCTGAAAAGAGCAGGCAATATGATTTTTTTAAAGTTTCAATGCGTACATTACAGGAAGCTATAAATGAACCAGAAAAACCATTATCTTGGTTGCTTAGAGGAGTTTCTTTTCAAAATGATACAATAAGTTATATTAATCCTAAAAAGACTTTGGAAGCTTTAAGTTTTGTTACAGACAGGGATATGTTTGAAGAATACTGTAAGGATAGCGGAAAAGAATATAGTGAATTTTTTTCATATTTAGCTGGTCTTAATTCAAGACGAAATCAAATCGTACATAGTATGGATATAAAAAATAAGAGAACTTTAGAGCGAAATGATATTACCCAACAGGAAACAGAGGAGATATTAAGTACAGTTAGAGAGTTAGTTATCTATCTGATAGAAAAAATATAAGGGAGCAGTTGCATTACAAAATGCAACAGGCTCCCTTTTTATTTTACAGACACATCTCGTAGATTTTCTCTACATCTTCTGGAGTGAGATGTTTATATCCTCTTACAATAGTATCTCCCTTAGCAGTACAAGCTTTATCAGCCATTGCAGCAAAGTGAGTTCTATCTATTCCAACCTCTGTTAGAGTACTCTTTAATCCAAGTTCTTTAAATAGGAAGTGTTCAACAGCTTCAATTCCTTTTTTAGCAGCTGTCATGTTATCAAGTTTTGGATCTATATCAAATACTGCTACAGCAAAGTTTCTAAATCTTTCAGCAGTAGTTTCATCAAGTACATACTTCATCCAACGAGGAGTAAGTATAGCAAGTCCAAGACCATGAGTGATATCATAGTAAGCTGAAAGCTGATGTTCCATTGGGTGACAGCTCCAAGTGTTGTGTTCACATAGAGCTATAAAGTCGTTGATTGCCCAAGAAGAAGTCCACATAAGGTTAGCTCTTGCTTCTTCATTAGTAGGATCTTTCATAGCTATAGGAGCGTATTTTACAACAGTTTTCATAAGACCTTCCATAATCTTATCCAGCATAAACATACTTCCTTCTGCATTGAAATATGTTTCTATTATGTGAGAGAAGATATCTGCAGAACCACAGGCAGTCTGATAAGGTGATACAGTGTATGTATTTGCAGGATCTAAGAAAGAAACACTAGGTCTTAAGCATTTAGCAGCAGTTCCTATCTTGTCATTTGTTTCAAGATTAGTGATAACTCCACTGTCATCCATTTCAGATCCAGTAGCTGCAAGAGTAAGTATTGAAACTATTGGCAGACATCTTTCAATAGGTGCTTTTCTATCTACAAGGTCCCATGCATCTCCATCATAGTAAGCTCCAGCTCCTACAAATTTTGTACAGTCAATAACAGATCCACCACCAACAGCAAGTAATACATCTATCTTTTCATCTTTACATATTTGAGCACCACGATTTACAGTTGTAACACGTGGGTTTGGTTCTATTCCACTTAATTCAAAAAGTTCAAGTCCTGCATTTTTTATCTCTGCTACAACTTTATCGTAAAGTCCATTTCTTTTGATAGACCCTCCACCATAGCAAAGTAAAACACGTTTTCCGAATTTTTTAAGTTCTGGTCCTAATTTAGAAAGTTGATTTCCCCCAAAAAATACTTTAGTAGGAATATCATAAGTAAATCTATACATTTAATCCCCTCCTGAATAAATAATCCTTACTCTGATTATACCACATGATTTGAGATATTGAGGATAAAAAAAGGAGGAAAAAATCCTCCTCATTTTAACTTTTTTATTCTTCTTTTGAGTTGTGTTCAATGTAATATTCCAGTGCTACAAGAAGTTTTTTGTTTTTAGCTAAAGTCTTAATAGATCCTTCTCTTGATTTCATTTTCTTTTCAGTGTAAGTTAACCATTCGTCATAATCAGCAAATGTTACATCTTCTGGGAGAGGTTTAGAGGCTTCCTGAAGCTCCTTAATGTGGTCTAAAAGTGCTTTGTAGTTCTCAACCTGGTTCTTAAGTGAGTCTTCCCTTTTAATAGAGTTAGTGAGCTTTTGGATTTCCTTGTTTACAACTGTTTCAACTGACATATGCGTTACCTCCTTATTATTTTTCCAGGTGGCCTCCTGATACATATATCATATTCCTTTTGGGAAAAATATCCTAGAGAGTCAATATATACTGTTGGCAAGTAATGGAAAAAACTATAAAAATATAGGCTTGGGAGAGAGTAAAGTTGATAAAACAGATTTAAAAATCTTTAACATTATGATACAATAAAGAATAAGCAAAATTCAAAAATATGAAAATTAACAGAGAATTTTAAATATATTAACTAAGGAGAAATGAGATGGAAGAGGTAAAAATATCAACTGAGTTTATAAAGCTTGACCAGTTTTTAAAATGGACTGGAATATGTGATACAGGAGTAGATGCAAAGTACTTTATCACAGATGGAAATGTAAAAGTAAACGGAGAGGTTGAATTAAGAAGAGGGAAGAAACTTTACCCTGGTGACAAGGTGGAAGCTGGAGGTAAAGAATTTCTAGTTAAATAGTCTGTCATTATGTGAGTGGATAAAGGGGAATTGCAGATTTGGAGATTTTAGAGATAAATTATGTAAATTTTAGAAACTTAAATGATGGAAACACAAAGTTTTTCCCAAACCTCAATCTTTTTTGGGGTAAAAACGGGCAGGGAAAGACAAGTCTTTTAGAAGCAGTATACTTTGGAGCTACAGGACAGAGTTTTAGAACAAGTAAAGCAGCTGAAATGATAAAGTATGGTACCTCTAAGACTGGAGTTTATGTAGTTTATGAAGACATGATAGGTAGAAAAACCTTGACTGTGAAATTTGTAAATGGAAAAAAAGAGTACTGCTATAATGATAAAAAAGTTGCATATGATGAGTTTTATGGGAAATTGAATGTTGTGACATATATTCCAGAGGATATTGTATTGATAACAGGTTCTCCATCAGTGAGGAGAACTTTTTTTGACGGAGAGATTGCCCAGACAAGTCCTGAATATTTTGCAGATTTAAGAGCATATAATAAGATACTTAAGATAAGAAATAAGTATCTTAAGGAGCAGAATACTAAAAACCAGGAATTTGCCATATATGAAGAGCAGTTTATACACTATGGAGCCAAGGTCATTGCAGCACGTCTTGAATATGTGAGCAAAATATCCATAATTTTAAATCTCAATTATCGTAAGCTTTTCGATGATAAAAAAGAACTTAATCTTACCTATTATTCTGAATTAGGAGAGCTTAAAAAGCAGAGTGTAGAGGAGATTGAAGAACTTTTAAGAGAGCGGATAAAGAAGAGATTTTTTATGGAGAAAAGGTATGGATTTTCACTGTGCGGACCACAGAAGGATGATTTTCTATTTGTCCTAAATGGTCATGAGGCAAAATCAACAGCCTCACAGGGTGAGAAAAAATCTATAGTATTTTCACTTAAGCTTTCAGAGATAGATATGGTTATAAGGGCTAAAAGAGAGAATCCAGTCCTTGTAATTGATGATATCTCATCATATTTTGATACAAATAGGAAAAACAGTGTTTTGAACTATTTGGAAAAACGTAATATTCAGGTTTTGTTAAGTTCAACAGGGGGTCTGGGAATAGACTCTAAAAATTTCTATGTGGAAAGTGGTGAGATAGAATATGGAAAACAACTTGACTAGTGTAAAAGATGCAGTTGTAAATGGAATAAATAAGAGCAGAAGGTTGAAAGAGGGAGTGCTAAAAGCTGAATGGACTAAGATAGTAGGTAAGTTTGCAGCAAAATCTCAGCCTGAATTTATAAAGGATGGAGTATTAAACCTTATAGTTGAGGGGCCTATATTTGCTCAACATTTTAATATGAAAAAAAATCAGATAATTGAAACTATAAATAACTATTTCAATGCAGAAGTAGTAAAAGACCTGGTTATAAGAACTGGACAGCTCAATGAAAACAGATATGAGTATCTGGATACAGAGGATAAAAGTGGTGCAAGAAATGCCGTTCCTAGAAAAGATGAAGAGCTGAAAGCAGACAGTAAAAAGGAAAAACCAGTAAAGGCAGAAACAGCTTTAAAAAATGAAGATAAAAAGAGTAAGGAAGATTCTCAGGAGATCTCATTTGAAGAGGGGCATAGACTAGTTGAAAATGAGGATATGTCTGAAGCAGGGATTTTAAAGAAGATAGATTACTTAAGAAGACTTGCAATAGATAGAGAGAAGTATCTCCTGTCTCATGGATATAAAAAGTGCAAATGCTGCGGAATGATATTTGAAAGTGAAGATGGAGAGGAATTCTGCAAAGTGTGTATTGAAGAGAAAAAAGATAGAGAATATAGAAGAAGAGGTATGGAGTGATGTACCTTTATCTTGAAGGGGACAAGTTAATCCCCAATGAAAAAGTAGTCCTTATTATTGATTATGAGCAGATAACTGGGAAGTCAAATCAGGAATTTTGGGAAAAAGAGATTGGGAAAAAAGAGGTCATAGACCTCTCTCAAAAAGGTAGGAAAAGTGTTGTGATTACAGATGAGGAGATATATATTACCTCCTATGGAACCCAGACACTTATGAACAGAGGAAAAGAATTTTTTAGCATAGTTGGAGGTATAAAGAGTGAGTAATAATTATCAAGCAGAAGATATTACGGTATTGGAAGGATTGGAAGCAGTAAGAAAAAGACCGGGAATGTATATAGGTACTACATCTGAAAGAGGTCTACACCACCTTGTGTGGGAGGTAGTTGACAACTCTGTTGACGAAGCTCTTGCAGGTTTTTGTACCCACATTGAAGTAAATATACTTCCAGACAACGTTATAGAGGTAGTGGATAACGGAAGAGGAATTCCTATTGATATCCACCCTAAATATAAAAAATCAGCCCTGGAAATAGTACTTACAGTACTTCACGCAGGAGGTAAATTTGAAAATAACAACTATAAGGTGTCTGGAGGACTTCACGGAGTTGGTATTTCAGTAGTTAACGCACTGTCACTTTGGACAGAGGTAGAAGTAAGAAAAAATGGTAAAGTATGGTACCAAAAATATAACAGAGGTATACCTGAAGAACCTGTAAAAGAGATAGGTGAAACAGATGACCATGGTACTACAGTAAGATTTAAAGCTGACCATGAGATATTTGAAACACTTGTATTTGACTACAATACTTTAAAAAACAGATTAAAAGAGCTTGCTTATTTAAATAAAGGTCTTGTTATAACAATAACAGATTCAAGAAAAGAGCCATTTAAGAAAGAGGTATTTGAGTTTGAAGGAGGAATATCAGACTTCTTAAAAGAGATAACTCAGGATACTGAAAAACTTATAAAAGAACCTGTTCACATAGTTGGAGAGGTAGATAATGTAGCTGTTGAAGTGGCATTTACATACACTGTAAATCAATCTGAGATAGTGTACTCATTTGTAAATAATATCAATACCCATGAAGGTGGTACTCACGTACAAGGATTTAGAACAGCTCTGACAAGAACTATAAACGATGTAGGAAAGAGCCAGGGAATCCTAAAAGAAAAAGATAAAAACCTTCAAGGAAACGATATCAGAGAGGGAATAATAGCAATAGTTTCAGTAAAAGTTGCTCAACCTCAATTTGAAGGACAGACAAAAACAAAACTTGGTAACTCTGAGGTAACAGGAATAGTATCAACAGTAGTAGGAAACTCACTAAAAATGGTACTTGAAGACAACCCATCAGATACTAAGATAATAATAGAAAAGATATTAAACTCAAGAAAAGCAAGAGAAGCTGCTCAAAGAGCAAGAGAACTTGTACTTAGAAAATCAGCTTTAGAAGTAGGATCACTACCTGGTAAACTTGCTGACTGTTCATCTAAAAATCCTGATGAATGCGAAATCTATATAGTTGAGGGAGACTCAGCAGGAGGATCAGCAAAACAGGGAAGAGACAGATATCACCAGGCAATATTACCACTTAGAGGTAAAATATTAAACGTAGAAAAAGCAGGACTTCACAGAGCTTTGGAGAATAATGAAGTAAGAGCAATGATAACAGCTTTTGGTGCAGGAATTGGAGATAACTTTGATATTTCTAAATTGAGATATGGAAAGATAATTCTTATGACAGACGCTGACGTTGACGGAGCTCACATAAGAACTCTTCTTTTAACATTCATATACAGATATATGGTGGAACTAATCTACAACGGAAACGTATATATTGCACAACCACCACTATATAAGATCTCTTATGGTAAACAGATAAAATATGCATATTCAGATAGAGAACTTGCAGAGGTAACTGAGGAATTTGAAGGGGATAATAAAAGATATACTCTTCAAAGATATAAAGGTCTAGGAGAGATGAACCCAGAACAACTTTGGGAGACAACAATGGACCCTGAAAATAGAACACTATTAAGAGTATCAATAGATGATGCAAGAGCTGCAGATATGCTATTTGATAAACTTATGGGAGACAAGGTAGAACCTAGAAGAGAGTTTATTGAAGAAAACGCTGAGTATGTAAAAAATCTGGATATCTAATTCAGATATGCCTTTCAGGTGGCATGTTACCTGTAAAAGAATAGAAGAGGAGGGATACTGCTAAGGCAGTTAGAGAATATGTCAAATATAAATAACAGATACATAGAAGATGAAATGAAAGAATCATATCTTGATTATTCCATGAGTGTTATTGTAAGTAGAGCACTTCCAGATGTAAGAGATGGAATGAAGCCAGTACATAGAAGAATACTTTTTGCAATGAATGAACTTGGTATGACTTTTGATAAACCATATAAAAAATCCGCAAGAATCGTCGGGGAAGTACTAGGTAAGTACCACCCACATGGTGACTCTGCTGTATATGGAACAATGGTAAGAATGGCACAGGATTTCAACTACAGATATCCACTTGTTTCAGGACATGGTAACTTCGGTTCAATTGACGGGGACTCTGCAGCGGCAATGAGATATACTGAGGCAAGAATGGCCAAGATCTCAAATGAACTTATGGAAGATATTGATAAAAATACAATAGATTTCAGAAAGAACTTTGACGACTCATTGGATGAGCCTACTGTATTACCTGCAAAACTTCCAAACCTATTAATAAATGGGGCAACAGGAATAGCAGTTGGAATGGCAACAAATATTCCACCTCACAACTTAGGAGAGGTAGTAGATGGAACTCTGGCACTAATAGATAACCCAGAACTTACACCACTTGACCTTATGGAGTATATAAAGGGGCCAGATTTCCCTACAGGTGGTATAATAGATGGTAAGAAGGGTATAAAAGATGCTTACCTTACAGGAAGAGGAAAGGTAAGAGTAAGAGGTAGAATAGAGATAGAGGAGTTGAAAAACGGTAAGATAAATATTATAATAAGAGAAATACCTTACCAGTTAAATAAATCAACTCTTATTGAAAGAATAGCAAACTTAGTTAAGGAGAAAAAGGTATCTGGAATATCAGATTTAAGAGATGAATCAGATAGAGATGGTATAAGAGTAGTAATTGAACTTAAAAAAGGTGAGGAACCAGAACTAATCCTTAACAAACTATATAAATATACAGAACTTAGAAGTACTTTTGGTATCATAATGCTTGCACTTGTTAACAACACACCAAAGGTATTAAACTTAAAAGAGATAATTCAAGAGTATATAAAACATAGATTTGAA
The nucleotide sequence above comes from Fusobacterium sp. DD2. Encoded proteins:
- the gyrB gene encoding DNA topoisomerase (ATP-hydrolyzing) subunit B is translated as MSNNYQAEDITVLEGLEAVRKRPGMYIGTTSERGLHHLVWEVVDNSVDEALAGFCTHIEVNILPDNVIEVVDNGRGIPIDIHPKYKKSALEIVLTVLHAGGKFENNNYKVSGGLHGVGISVVNALSLWTEVEVRKNGKVWYQKYNRGIPEEPVKEIGETDDHGTTVRFKADHEIFETLVFDYNTLKNRLKELAYLNKGLVITITDSRKEPFKKEVFEFEGGISDFLKEITQDTEKLIKEPVHIVGEVDNVAVEVAFTYTVNQSEIVYSFVNNINTHEGGTHVQGFRTALTRTINDVGKSQGILKEKDKNLQGNDIREGIIAIVSVKVAQPQFEGQTKTKLGNSEVTGIVSTVVGNSLKMVLEDNPSDTKIIIEKILNSRKAREAAQRARELVLRKSALEVGSLPGKLADCSSKNPDECEIYIVEGDSAGGSAKQGRDRYHQAILPLRGKILNVEKAGLHRALENNEVRAMITAFGAGIGDNFDISKLRYGKIILMTDADVDGAHIRTLLLTFIYRYMVELIYNGNVYIAQPPLYKISYGKQIKYAYSDRELAEVTEEFEGDNKRYTLQRYKGLGEMNPEQLWETTMDPENRTLLRVSIDDARAADMLFDKLMGDKVEPRREFIEENAEYVKNLDI